TCTGTGGAAGAGCAGTGCTCAGAGGTCAGTGCAGTCGAAGATGTTGTCATCCTTCAGGATGAGCCAGAGATGGCCGAGATCATAGGACACATGCTTCACCTGTCCACTGTAGAGAGGAATTTGGGTCCAGCTGGTACCTTCAGGTTTACAGGCAGATGTGGAATCCCTGCAATGGAGACATTTCACTTCTATTCATGAAGGAATAATTTACAGTTGAGAGTAAAATGTATCACTATTTGGCGCGTgatttacgggctacaatgcccgcggggacacaggtttgattccggcctgctgtcgtttcccgatcctctccccacctcttcactcctcctcacttcctgtccaaaatacttcactgtcctatccaaataaaggctaaaaagcccataaataaatcttaaaaaattAATTTTAAAATATATCACTATTATGAAAAAATACAGAAGCGCTCGTAAAGACAAACCTGCGGAACACCTTTCCTGCAGGATCCACTCCATAGACAGATCCGTCACTTCCCACCTCGATCATAGACAGGCCTCCATGAATGAGCTGCCAGTGACCGTCCCCCTCACAATTAAAGGAGTTAACCCCCTAGAGGACCCAACAAAGGCTGATAAGCAAAATCAATTAATTTATTGATTAGTAATTATTACACAGACAGCAGAGCCCAGCATGCCTTACCTTCTTCACAAAGATTTGATATTTATTGTTAACACCCCAGCAGCTATAAGGACCACAGCTGTAGTACTTCAGGCTGCCAGGAATTTGGCGCCAGTTCAAAGCACTGTTTCCTTTCCTGTAGCCAACTGTGTTCTCCTTTGGAAGACAGAAGGGGGCATCGCCATGATTGGCTCCTGCCACAAACTGGTCTCCACCAGCATCAATCTGCTTCAAGTTCCCTgatccaaaacaaaaacattaactTATCACTTTGTCATGTACAACACTGGCACAACACATCTCTGGGAAAGAGCTTGCACATACATTTCACACAGAAATGGTACAAGGTCCTTCAACGTGCAAAGTAgttcatatataaaacattgtttttttctgttaccTCATCTGAAAGGGGCCATAATTATGTTTGTTAACACACTGTTATTATATGTACTATATCAAAATGAACATATATGAATTTTACAATCTTTCTCCATATGGGTTGACATCATCAACTAGACACATTATTTTTCTGTTAAATCTTACCAGCACATTCCTATGGAATCATACAGGTGCACATTGAGGTTGTAGACATATTGCACTTTTATCTGTCTAAAAATTACTACATGCAAACCTTGTCTATTGGTGGCCCACAATTCCATATATTATTATTGGTGTAGTTATTCTTACCAGGTACAGTCACCCAGTCAGCCCCAACAAGTTTAAAGATGTGATTCTCTCTGTTGGCTCCCCAGACTCCTGCAGGTCCCACGGTGACATGCTTCAGTTTGCCTGGCAACTGTGTCCATGACGATCCATACCTTATGAAGATGCTGTCGTCGTTGTTGACCCCGAACACTTGTCCAACACCTACATCAATCTGCACCAGGGCACCAGGGACACACTTACAACTATACGctgcaagacaaaaaaaagacttaaaTGGGGTGGTGGttagggggtggagggggggttggttagggggtggagggggggttgtcAGACACAGCAGGGAAAGATGGAAGACAAAAAAATAGAGGTGGGGGGGTTCAGAAGTAGAATGACAGATGAGGGAAAGCTTTAAAACATGCACAGGATGCAACAGTCAGACAAACTTACCCACACATGAAGTCGGCAACAGACAGTGCAGGGCAAAGAGAAGTGTTGCGATACGGAGAGGCATGGCCCACTCAGTTCCTCTAACTGACAAGTTAGTCTGTAGGAGGACAGATGAGCAGATTTTTATACCAACCAACGTCTGTCACAACTATGTCAGAAGGGGAGTAAAACTATGCAGAAAGTAGAagccacaccaccacacctcaAGCACTGGTtccgccacaccacaccaccacaactCAAGTTTAAGCAGATTTTATCATCAACCCATCTGTCACACTGAAATCAGTATATACTATATCTGACTTTTAATTTCACAGAACTCTTCCTGGTCCCTGTCCCACTTTCACCTTCAAGGAAGTATTAATGCATTACTTGTATTCAGTGCCGATCAATGTGAGCTCTTTTTGATACACTTTGACATATCCCATGTGAGTTGCAGGTAACCCCCCTCAGCAGGTGACATATCCctccatttgtctgtgtgactgtgatccCTATCACTAAACACCAAATTCCATGTGATTCAATATTATACCAGACTAAATGAACTTGGTATTAAAGGGGAAGATAGTCAAAGGACTTGGAGTATTATGTAGCCAGAGACTCCTGCACTCTATGTGCGTAGCCATCATCctctgagcagccaggtatgttcatactctctgaatgtttgaatgtttcatATGTCTTCtctaatgtatttgtgtatttgtgtatggcTCTAAGTGGCAGGACGGGAATCTTTGGATTGTAAAACACTGATGCCCTTCTAGCTCCAATTACTCATTAGGTGTGAGTCAGTTGTGATCAGATTATGACGCTAAAAACATTCCAGAACTGCATTGTTCCATTTGGCTGAAGTTCCCACATCCCTGCTGGAGTTCTTATCTCTACCACCTGTCTCTGGTTTTCTCCCTCCACTTTTCCATGCAAGGGTTAAACTAAAGGCAGGGAAATGCAATGATGCAAGTCTTGAGGTAACTGGCTAATCACCTGGGTTggacacactgcagcagaactGTTACATTCTATTTTACAGCGGTTGATTGCTGTCCAGCCTCTGCATTGGACCGAATGGTTATACTGAGACTGCGCAGCAGCCTGGCAGTCGGTCCCTGAACCGGATCGGTCTAACATCCTGGTAGGCCCTGTGGTGCACTGTAGCCTCTGAGCTATCTTGATCTTGTCAACGTTTTCTTTCCTCATCTGACTGCATTTTCTCAGCTCCActagataaaaaaaactctgcCTGCGTTTTTGTCCGTGTCCAACAGAAAAGCACAGAGCTTCATGTGTGCAAGGCATGCCACTGGTCAAACCAGATCAAGCACACAGACTGGCGCACAGTGCAGCAGCTTCCAGTGATTGCAGCAGCTTTGGAGTGAGCGTCCTTAAATACATTCGGTAAATGATAGAGAATTAGTTTAAACACACTATTTCACACACAGTACTGCTTACTGCTAAGTATGCTGAAGCCCATGTCCCAGTGAGTTACACTGTGGACCTTTAAGACAGCTTAATTTTCTTTGTCACACCTCACAGCTTTTTCTACAGGCATGATCACTATACTGCACAACAAGTTTAgtttatatgtgtattgtttttctactgtgattctaatgtgatttgtgtatgtatgtttgtgagttaagttaagtgtataagctactggatgacctaaatttccttcgggattaataaagtatccatctatctatctagttcTCTACTAAACTACTCTACACCCCTTCAGCTCATGAATACACTCTGGCAGCGTGGACAAAAGGTTTTTGTAGCTGTTAGATTTAGGCATTTTGTAACTTAAACACATAATTTCAGATACTCGCAACAACCACTAAAggttagtttgcatagcacaaGCTAGAGCCATCGAggtggctcctggccttttgtctagagccatcagacatggttcctggcttttgtgtgtcttggagctagagacattagttggcttttgtctacaatCACCACAATATGGTTgaggccacaaggcattagcatctatatggccatacctggcTATAGCCCCAGTCAAGCTAGACTttcccctctgacctccagacacatccatcccctcccctttacacctcTTGTTATTTCCACACTATAAATGCttgtacatttctgtaatgaatgagaagaagaagcaaGAAGACGCGgtgaccgtggctagtggctgaataaaacacattctttcgctaagccgtcttctacaagtctgttattcctgaacaaactaacttgaaccaagcctGGGCCTTTGACAATTTCGCCGGAGAACAGCGTAATCTTTCATAGCGTACATAGTCTCAAAATGAGTGTAATTATGACTTTCCCCAAAAATCTGTCTGATTTGCTTCTTTTGTCCCACATATCCAACATGGCTGCTGAGAACTCCTTTATTTACTCCGAGAGTTGCGTGTGATGAAGTAGCCAGATACATTTCCCTGCACAAATTCCCTCCACGTCCTTGACTTTGGAGTGGACTGCTgtttagttcacacacactgagccattCTTCCGGTGTGATTTCACTGTTCAATTCCTTTTCCCATTTGGCCTTAATCCAGCTTTCCTCACAGACCCAGTCAGATGCATTTTGAGGAATTTAAAATTTTTCATCTGTGGATAATTTAGAGTGTGATAGAAATGATTCAAATGGACTGAAACAAGACATGTGAAATGCAGAGTAGCATTGGGAAACACTACAATGTGTCATTTATTATTACATCATCTGTTTAAATTCACaacctaaatgtgtgtgtgtgtgtgtgtgtgtttgtatgtgtttttgtatacaaaacaaaacaagcctcTCTCTTGTGTAAGAACAAGTTTTGTGTTGTGGGAACCAGAACTATGTCAGAATTGGAGTAAAACTATGCGGAAAGGAGAGGCCTCAATATCTTAATCTATCTTTATCATGAAAATATCTGTCACACTGAAATGACAGTTAAAATATCTGACTTTTAGTTTCCCAGAACATCTCCTGGTCCCTGTCCCACTTTTACCTTCACGGAAGTATTAATGCATTACTTCAATCTAAAGTCTTGAAGTcttgaaaagaaacattttgaCAGTCTAGACTAGAGGGTCCTAAAATGTAAACATATTCTTAAATTGATATCTCATCTGATATATTCAGTTTAAATGCTCAacggctttaaccaaacctttcactaattatgttcggcctggctctgcccacgTAATGCCTTTGATCAAACCTTTACTGCTCgctttctgtgtatatgtgaaaCAGTGTGCGTGTGCCGCTGTTTCCGCCAGCTGTTTTCACCACTAAACTAAGACCCACTGGCTTATAGAGTGAGGGGGTTATATGATTCTCATAGCAACTGTATCTATCCAACATATGTATTTTGGTGGGCGTTGTCGCGGCGAAAACCAGCCACTCTGTATCAACTCCACAATCAAGTGGAAAAAGGCCACATTTGTAGACCTGAGGTTTATTGTAGTCATTAATccacaataaggagatggtccatggattagctcgatctcattgtatgaacgTCAGGTCATACTTTTTAAAGGAACATAattcctcccactctcttgtgTTCTCCAAGGCCAATCAGAACTAACCCCATTCTCTAACTTTTACTcctaacttctctctctctctctctgtgtgtgtgtgtgtgtgtttggcaccacCCCCCATTTCCTGGGACCCTTGTGGCAAAGTCAATGAATCTTGTCTCCATCCCGACTATCTCCCTCTAAGCAGTCAACTGTTTGGTATtgtttgtcagccattttgagtgaGGCTTTTCATACTTATGAATTTATCGATGTTCATCAACTTATAAAAAATATCCAACAGCGTCCAACCAAAGGAAGAGGGCAGCAGCGTTGCAGGATGTACCTGAGGGAGAATCATTCTACATTCATGAAGACGTGTGAGGTAAGCGGCAAAATGGCATTCAAGATGACCCAAAGAAAAGTAGTTCACAAGAGCAGGGTTTCACTTGTCATTTAATGCGTCCTCTGTACGTGTGTACTACCTGGCAAATCATCTCTGAAGCACAGGCACTTCTGTGGTTGttttttcagaatcagaatcagaatcagaatagtatttattgccaagtaggtttacacctacctgggatttgttctgatgtataggtgcatacagtaaacataaaaacatacaaacacagtaagtactacacataacataaaacataaaaacacagtaagtactacacaaacacaataagtactacaatacaaaaagcagggcaggagtgcaaaagtggatgtgcaatgtgcagtgtgcaatgtagtgtgtgttaacataacacaggcttgaggtgtgggggcggaatgagagtccacgtcaggtagccttgttactaaggccaacggcagccgggaagaagctggttttgtggcgtgaggttttggtcctgatggaccgcagcctcctgccggagggaaggacctcgaaaagtttgtgacccgggtgtgagggatcggccacaatcttacctgcccgcctcagggtcctagaggcaaacaggtcctgtagagagggcagattgcagccaatcaccttctcggcggaacggatgatacgctgcagtctgcctttgtcattggcagtggcagcagcgtaccagacggtgatggaggaggtgaggatggactcgatgatgcaggtgtagaagtgcaccatcattgtctttggcaggttgaacttcttcagctgccgcagaaagtacatcctctgttgagctcttttggtgagggagctgatgttcagcccccacttgaggtcctgggagatgatggtgcccaggaagcggaaggactccgcagtgtcgactggggagtcactcagggtgatgggggtgggtggggctgggttccttctgaagtctacgaccatctccactgtcttcagagcatttagctccaggttgttctgcccacaccaggtcaccag
Above is a genomic segment from Clupea harengus chromosome 15, Ch_v2.0.2, whole genome shotgun sequence containing:
- the LOC105899526 gene encoding fish-egg lectin-like yields the protein HPVHVLKLSLICHSTSEPPHLYFFVFHLSLLCLTTPPPPPNQPPLHPLTTTPFKSFFCLAAYSCKCVPGALVQIDVGVGQVFGVNNDDSIFIRYGSSWTQLPGKLKHVTVGPAGVWGANRENHIFKLVGADWVTVPGNLKQIDAGGDQFVAGANHGDAPFCLPKENTVGYRKGNSALNWRQIPGSLKYYSCGPYSCWGVNNKYQIFVKKGVNSFNCEGDGHWQLIHGGLSMIEVGSDGSVYGVDPAGKVFRRDSTSACKPEGTSWTQIPLYSGQVKHVSYDLGHLWLILKDDNIFDCTDL